Proteins co-encoded in one Candidatus Polarisedimenticolaceae bacterium genomic window:
- a CDS encoding outer membrane lipoprotein carrier protein LolA — protein MRGAARIVVPIAMLVFAAVHAAAPPADLPTAVRGLQAWLDGTKTFEARFRQSLLSGALGAQTTETGRLYLERPGKIRWDYLDPDRKIALLVGRSTELYLEDDRQLRRGVLSDEAGLFPKLLAGNGRLVELFEATLVPPPQEAPGDLALKLIPRGAAAAVSEVVLSLHRGDCAIAGAIVLDEMGNRTSYVFSQAKRNGKLPDGIFAFEPPPGTEIVADP, from the coding sequence ATGCGCGGCGCCGCCCGAATCGTCGTTCCGATCGCGATGCTCGTTTTCGCGGCCGTGCATGCCGCAGCGCCGCCCGCCGACCTCCCCACCGCCGTTCGCGGCCTGCAGGCGTGGCTCGACGGCACCAAGACGTTCGAGGCGCGCTTCCGCCAGTCGCTACTGTCGGGGGCGCTCGGGGCCCAGACGACCGAGACCGGGCGTCTCTACCTCGAGCGGCCGGGCAAGATCCGATGGGATTACCTCGACCCCGACCGGAAGATCGCGCTCCTCGTCGGACGCTCCACCGAGCTCTACCTCGAGGATGATCGCCAGCTCCGGCGCGGGGTCCTGAGCGACGAGGCGGGTCTCTTTCCGAAGCTGCTCGCGGGGAACGGGCGGCTCGTCGAACTGTTCGAAGCGACGCTCGTGCCGCCGCCTCAGGAGGCGCCGGGGGATCTGGCCCTCAAGCTGATTCCCCGCGGCGCGGCGGCGGCGGTGTCGGAGGTGGTCCTCAGCCTTCACCGCGGGGACTGCGCGATCGCGGGCGCGATCGTCCTCGACGAGATGGGCAACCGCACGAGCTACGTCTTCTCCCAAGCGAAGCGCAACGGCAAGCTGCCGGACGGCATCTTCGCGTTCGAGCCGCCGCCTGGGACGGAAATCGTCGCCGACCCGTGA
- a CDS encoding polyprenyl synthetase family protein, with protein sequence MSRAAGLFSLKERATHEPVSAEDIVSGVSARLDRVEMLFRDSLASPVAIVDEIGDFVKTGGGKRVRPILHLLSADLCGYRGAHDVVLATVLEFIHSATLIHDDVIDAAETRRGRPSVHHRWGNTVTVLFGDYLYAKAMEMALSAGSLRVMERLAWITLRMTEGEMIQTRYAGRLDLTMPEYLDLIERKTAVLFGGCCELAGILSGVDEAAEDALRDYGLHIGLAFQIVDDILDFTGSTEVMGKPIASDLREGKATLPVLDLLASGSKRGYELAARIVSGEAGSEERDELTALLRSTGALDRAASRAREHAALAVSRLGGFSDGPAKRALAAVPDLLIARNR encoded by the coding sequence GTGAGCAGGGCCGCCGGGTTGTTCAGCCTGAAGGAGCGCGCGACCCACGAGCCCGTCTCGGCGGAGGACATCGTCTCCGGGGTGTCGGCGCGCCTCGACCGCGTCGAGATGCTCTTCCGCGATTCCCTGGCGTCGCCGGTCGCGATCGTCGACGAGATCGGCGATTTCGTCAAAACGGGCGGCGGCAAGCGGGTCCGGCCGATCCTCCACCTCCTGAGCGCCGACCTCTGCGGCTACCGGGGGGCGCACGACGTCGTGCTCGCGACCGTGCTCGAGTTCATCCACTCCGCGACGCTCATCCACGACGACGTCATCGACGCCGCGGAGACCCGCCGCGGCCGTCCCTCGGTCCATCACCGCTGGGGCAACACCGTCACCGTGCTCTTCGGCGACTATCTCTATGCGAAGGCGATGGAGATGGCGCTGTCGGCGGGAAGCCTCAGGGTCATGGAGCGCCTCGCCTGGATCACGCTCCGGATGACCGAAGGCGAGATGATCCAGACGCGCTACGCCGGCCGGCTCGATCTCACGATGCCCGAGTACCTCGACCTGATCGAGAGAAAGACGGCGGTGCTCTTCGGCGGGTGTTGCGAGCTCGCCGGGATCCTCTCTGGCGTCGACGAGGCCGCGGAAGACGCGCTCCGCGATTACGGCCTGCACATCGGCCTCGCCTTCCAGATCGTCGACGACATCCTCGACTTCACCGGAAGCACCGAGGTCATGGGGAAGCCGATCGCGAGCGATCTCAGGGAAGGGAAGGCGACCCTCCCCGTCCTGGATCTCCTCGCGAGCGGCTCGAAGCGCGGGTACGAGCTCGCAGCGCGCATCGTGAGCGGCGAGGCGGGATCCGAGGAGCGGGACGAGCTCACGGCGCTCCTCCGCTCCACGGGGGCGCTCGACCGTGCGGCGTCCCGCGCGCGGGAGCACGCGGCGCTCGCGGTGTCGCGCCTCGGCGGGTTCTCCGACGGGCCGGCGAAGCGGGCTCTGGCGGCGGTCCCGGATCTTCTGATCGCGCGCAACCGCTGA